In Arachis stenosperma cultivar V10309 chromosome 1, arast.V10309.gnm1.PFL2, whole genome shotgun sequence, one DNA window encodes the following:
- the LOC130967008 gene encoding serine/threonine-protein kinase RIPK, translated as MKMTLSSLFLSCYKGDHSDYPQSPKKSNNKVVATKGHSTTRSGSNRVSVTDLSFPSATTLSEDLSISLAGTNLYVFSLAELKIITQSFSSSNFLGEGGFGPVHKGFIDDKVRPGLKAQPVAVKLLDLDGTQGHKEWLTEVVFLGQLSHPHLVNLIGYCCEEEHRLLVYEYLPRGSLENQLFRRYSASLPWSTRMKIAVGAAKGLSFLHEQKKPVIYRDFKASNILLDSDYNAKLSDFGLAKDGPEGDDTHVSTRVMGTQGYAAPEYVMTGHLTAMSDVYSFGVVLLEMLTGRRSVDKGRPSREQNLVEWARPALNDSRKLGRIMDPRLEGQYSEMGAKKAAALAYQCLSHRPRNRPSMPAVVKILEPLQDYDDVPIGPFVYTVPNHADTNATTEAQTPKERKRTHHHHHRRHPLKSPKSSPDSHNHHATTSASTSPDDKSN; from the exons ATGAAGATGACATTGAGTTCCTTGTTCCTGAGTTGTTACAAGGGTGATCATTCTGATTACCCACAGTCTCCTAAGAAATCAAACAACAAAGTGGTGGCAACCAAGGGTCATAGTACTACTAGGAGCGGTTCTAACAGGGTTTCTGTTACCGATTTGAGTTTTCCAAGTGCTACCACGCTCTCTGAGGATCTCTCCATATCTCTAGCAGGGACCAACCTTTATGTGTTCTCACTCGCTGAACTCAAGATCATTACTCAGAGCTTCTCATCAAGTAACTTTCTTGGTGAAGGAGGCTTCGGACCTGTCCACAAAGGCTTCATTGATGATAAGGTAAGGCCTGGTCTTAAGGCTCAGCCTGTTGCTGTTAAGCTTTTGGATTTGGATGGAACTCAGGGCCACAAGGAGTGGTTG ACTGAAGTTGTGTTTCTGGGTCAACTGAGTCACCCGCACCTTGTGAATTTGATTGGATATTGCTGTGAAGAGGAACATAGGCTTCTGGTGTATGAGTATTTACCACGAGGCAGCTTAGAGAATCAACTCTTTAGAA GATACTCTGCGTCATTGCCATGGTCAACAAGAATGAAGATTGCTGTTGGAGCAGCCAAAGGTCTATCCTTTCTCCATGAACAAAAGAAGCCAGTAATCTATAGAGATTTCAAGGCTTCAAACATCTTGTTAGACTCT GATTACAATGCAAAGCTATCTGATTTCGGGTTGGCAAAAGACGGGCCTGAAGGAGATGACACACACGTGTCAACACGAGTGATGGGGACACAAGGATATGCAGCACCGGAATACGTGATGACAGGTCACTTGACAGCAATGAGTGACGTGTACAGCTTCGGAGTGGTGCTGTTGGAGATGCTGACAGGAAGAAGATCAGTGGACAAGGGGCGTCCATCAAGAGAACAGAATCTGGTGGAATGGGCGAGGCCTGCACTCAACGATTCAAGGAAGCTGGGGAGGATCATGGATCCAAGGCTGGAGGGACAGTACTCTGAGATGGGTGCAAAGAAAGCAGCAGCCTTGGCTTACCAGTGCCTCAGCCATAGGCCTAGGAACCGTCCTTCTATGCCCGCTGTCGTTAAGATTCTTGAGCCACTCCAGGACTATGATGATGTCCCCATTGGACCCTTTGTTTACACTGTTCCAAATCATGCTGATACCAATGCTACCACAGAAGCTCAAACTCCCAAGGAGAGGAAGAGGACTCACCACCATCACCACCGTAGGCATCCTCTCAAGTCGCCAAAGTCTTCACCAGATTCACACAATCATCATGCCACAACAAGTGCCTCTACTTCACCCGATGACAAAtccaattaa